In Archocentrus centrarchus isolate MPI-CPG fArcCen1 chromosome 24, fArcCen1, whole genome shotgun sequence, one DNA window encodes the following:
- the LOC115773890 gene encoding trace amine-associated receptor 1-like, which translates to MESKVTVNRTEVVTGLHPCYVIEDSNYRLTNSPSIACVFLYAFLALLSIFTICGNLLVLIAVIYFKQLQTPTNSLIISLAVADLLVGILVFPLSMAFSLSSCLYHEGLFCKVRYSVDISLSTCSILNLCCISVDRYYAICQPLTYQTKISHHVVVIMILVSWGVSGIIGISVTIAGLNNGKCEESCLIDVLVENAVGPVLSFYLPVITMLCIYLKIFCVARRQARSIQNTTKSGETASKKERKATKTLAIVLGVFILCWTPFFLSITFPPFTGDSVPVPVTETLNWLTLANSMLNPFIYAFFYSWFRSAVRMIICGKILHGDFTNTKLF; encoded by the coding sequence ATGGAATCCAAAGTTACTGTCAACAGGACTGAAGTTGTGACTGGCTTACATCCCTGTTATGTAATAGAGGACTCCAATTACAGactgacaaacagcccatcCATTGCATGTGTATTCTTGTATGCATTCCTTGCTTTATTGTCCATTTTCACAATATGTGGAAATCTTCTTGTACTAATCGCTGTGATTTACTTCAAACAGCTCCAAACTCCTACTAACTCTCTTATCATCTCTCTGGCTGTGGCTGACCTGCTCGTTGGGATTTTGGTCTTTCCTCTCAGCATGGCATTCTCTCTCAGCTCATGTCTCTATCACGAGGGTTTGTTTTGCAAAGTGCGATACAGCGTTGACATTTCACTGAGCACATGTTCCATCCTGAACCTCTGCTGTATTTCTGTTGACAGATATTATGCCATTTGCCAGCCTCTGACATATCAAACTAaaatcagccaccatgttgttgTAATCATGATCCTGGTGAGCTGGGGGGTCTCTGGGATAATTGGAATTAGTGTCACCATTGCTGGATTAAATAATGGAAAATGTGAGGAATCTTGCTTGATTGACGTTTTAGTGGAAAATGCTGTTGGACCCGTATTATCATTTTACCTCCCAGTGATCACAATGCTTTGTATCTACCTAAAGATTTTCTGTGTTGCACGGAGACAAGCACGCAGCATCCAGAACACAACAAAGTCTGGAGAAACTGCCAGCAAGAAGGAGAGGAAAGCCACCAAAACTCTGGCTATTGTTTTGGGAGTTTTTATATTATGCTggactcctttttttctttccatcacGTTTCCACCTTTTACTGGTGATTCAGTACCAGTTCCTGTGACTGAAACTCTTAACTGGCTTACACTGGCAAATTCAATGCTAAATccatttatttatgctttctttTACAGCTGGTTCAGGTCAGCTGTCAGAATGAttatttgtggaaaaatattaCACGGTGATTTTACTAATACAAAATTGTTTTGA